From the Clostridiales bacterium FE2011 genome, one window contains:
- a CDS encoding ABC transporter ATP-binding protein: MLKVTDLVVSYGGIEALKGISFEVEQGQIVTLIGANGAGKSTTLRTISGLVPPKDGRIYFEGRDITDLNTQKIVETGIAMVPEGRRVFANLTVLENLRIGAYLRKDKEAIEEDINYVYDLFPRLKERSWQLAGTLSGGEQQMLAVGRAVMTRPKLIMMDEPSLGLAPLVVKDIFKIIETLKGTGMTVLLIEQNANAALHACDYAYVMETGRITTSGTGEELLASEAIQEAYLGKTSKS; encoded by the coding sequence CTGCTGAAAGTGACAGACCTGGTGGTTTCCTACGGCGGTATTGAAGCGCTGAAGGGGATCTCCTTTGAGGTGGAACAGGGACAGATTGTGACCCTGATCGGTGCCAACGGCGCCGGAAAGAGCACAACCCTCCGGACCATTTCCGGCCTGGTACCGCCCAAGGACGGCCGGATCTATTTTGAAGGCCGGGATATTACGGACCTGAACACCCAGAAGATCGTGGAAACCGGTATTGCCATGGTGCCGGAAGGCCGGCGGGTATTCGCCAACCTGACGGTGCTGGAGAACCTCCGGATCGGCGCCTACCTGCGGAAGGACAAGGAAGCCATCGAAGAGGACATCAACTACGTTTACGACCTCTTCCCCCGGCTGAAGGAACGCTCCTGGCAGCTGGCGGGCACGCTCTCCGGCGGCGAGCAGCAGATGCTGGCTGTGGGCCGCGCGGTGATGACCCGGCCGAAGCTGATCATGATGGATGAGCCCAGCCTGGGCCTGGCGCCCCTTGTGGTCAAGGATATCTTCAAGATTATCGAAACCCTGAAGGGTACCGGCATGACGGTGCTGCTGATTGAGCAGAACGCCAATGCCGCCCTCCATGCCTGCGATTATGCTTACGTCATGGAGACGGGACGGATCACCACCAGCGGCACCGGCGAGGAGCTGCTGGCCAGCGAGGCGATCCAGGAAGCCTATCTGGGCAAAACAAGCAAAAGCTGA
- a CDS encoding helix-turn-helix domain-containing protein yields the protein MSRLGDLIRTERIRQKLTPKQVAKKCGVSESYLMAVEAGTRIIADDQARRILKSIGLKQQNEAEFTLDDIAATVDLAQVQPRMAAAVQAKKPVKKEAELAASTEDEGVAGSVWLDALQSVLKRVPVMNAVMKPVSYQLVPVENGRIEGANPDKVFFYLAPDDSMRGFRIHKGDIVLTVPANSPVDGAIMLMNYNEHRYLRKIKLLDDRNVLLQSYDRQYEAETVPINEIGFIARCVKVTFEL from the coding sequence ATGAGCAGACTGGGAGACCTGATCCGGACCGAGCGGATCCGGCAGAAACTGACGCCGAAGCAGGTGGCGAAAAAGTGTGGTGTCAGCGAGAGCTATCTCATGGCCGTGGAAGCCGGTACGCGGATCATTGCGGATGACCAGGCACGGCGGATCCTGAAGAGCATCGGCCTGAAACAGCAGAATGAAGCGGAATTTACGCTGGATGATATTGCCGCCACCGTGGACCTGGCCCAGGTACAGCCCCGGATGGCCGCGGCGGTGCAGGCGAAAAAGCCTGTGAAGAAAGAAGCGGAGCTGGCGGCTTCCACAGAGGATGAAGGCGTGGCCGGCAGCGTCTGGCTGGACGCGCTGCAGAGCGTGCTCAAGCGGGTGCCGGTGATGAACGCGGTGATGAAGCCGGTCAGCTATCAGCTGGTTCCGGTGGAAAACGGCCGGATCGAGGGCGCGAATCCGGATAAGGTGTTCTTCTACCTGGCTCCGGACGACAGCATGCGCGGCTTCCGGATCCACAAGGGCGATATTGTGCTGACGGTACCGGCAAACAGTCCGGTGGACGGCGCAATCATGCTGATGAACTACAATGAGCACCGCTACCTGCGCAAGATCAAGCTCCTGGACGACCGGAACGTGCTTCTCCAGTCCTATGACCGGCAGTATGAGGCGGAAACTGTGCCGATCAATGAGATTGGGTTCATTGCGCGCTGTGTAAAAGTGACGTTTGAGTTGTAA
- a CDS encoding DUF1015 domain-containing protein yields the protein MSFERIGIRPAQILLPAAGVKPETWACIACDQYTSEPEYWEKAFAVAGDAPSAIRLILPEYNLKNSESLIPQIHRTMADYLAQGLLTPAVNPGFILCERTIASGTRLGLVCAVDLEQYSFEKGSLPLIRPTEQTITDRLPPRLKIRRGAPVELTHIMILIDDPDRTVLEPLQAAKASLRKVYDFDLMMNGGHLAGWAVDSAEALAQVDQSLNALMDTKGENPLLLAVGDGNHSLATAKAYWNEIREGLSEAERENHPARYALCEIVNIHDEALLFEPIYRIVTGTTRAAVMADWKAYAEAKGMSLAAEGSDHRFTVVSADGEETVAVLNPEGAIPCETIQKFLDSFLSRHPEAGIDFIHGEGSLRALAAKPETVGFLLPDIDKHSFFKDVEKLGVLPRKTFSMGEADEKRFYMEAKKI from the coding sequence ATGTCTTTTGAACGAATCGGAATCCGTCCCGCGCAGATCCTTCTCCCGGCCGCCGGCGTAAAGCCGGAAACCTGGGCCTGCATAGCCTGCGACCAGTACACCTCCGAACCGGAATACTGGGAAAAGGCCTTTGCCGTTGCCGGTGACGCGCCTTCCGCCATCCGGCTGATCCTGCCGGAATACAACCTGAAAAACAGCGAGTCCCTGATCCCGCAGATCCACCGTACCATGGCGGACTACCTGGCCCAGGGTCTCCTGACCCCTGCTGTGAACCCCGGCTTTATCCTGTGCGAGCGGACCATTGCCTCCGGCACCCGGCTGGGCCTTGTCTGCGCCGTGGACCTGGAGCAGTATTCCTTTGAAAAGGGTTCCCTGCCGCTGATCCGCCCGACTGAGCAGACCATCACCGACCGTCTGCCTCCGCGGCTGAAGATCCGCCGGGGCGCGCCTGTGGAACTGACCCATATCATGATCCTGATCGACGATCCGGACCGCACGGTGCTGGAGCCCCTGCAGGCAGCCAAGGCCTCCCTGCGGAAAGTTTATGACTTCGACCTGATGATGAACGGCGGCCACCTGGCCGGCTGGGCCGTGGACAGCGCCGAAGCCCTGGCGCAGGTGGATCAGAGCCTGAACGCCCTGATGGACACCAAGGGAGAAAATCCCCTGCTGCTGGCCGTGGGCGACGGCAACCACAGCCTCGCCACCGCCAAGGCCTACTGGAACGAGATCCGGGAAGGCCTGAGCGAAGCGGAACGCGAAAACCATCCTGCCCGGTATGCCCTGTGCGAAATCGTCAACATCCATGATGAAGCGCTCCTCTTTGAGCCCATCTACCGGATCGTCACCGGCACCACCCGGGCCGCCGTCATGGCTGACTGGAAAGCCTATGCCGAAGCAAAGGGCATGAGCCTGGCCGCGGAAGGTTCCGACCACCGGTTCACCGTCGTCTCCGCGGACGGCGAGGAAACCGTCGCGGTGCTGAACCCTGAAGGCGCAATTCCCTGCGAAACCATCCAGAAGTTCCTGGACAGCTTCCTGTCCCGGCACCCGGAAGCGGGGATTGACTTCATCCACGGCGAAGGTTCCCTGCGCGCCCTGGCCGCAAAGCCGGAGACCGTCGGTTTCCTGCTGCCGGATATCGACAAGCACAGCTTCTTCAAAGATGTGGAAAAGCTGGGCGTCCTGCCCCGGAAGACCTTCTCCATGGGCGAAGCGGACGAAAAGCGGTTCTATATGGAAGCGAAGAAAATATAA
- a CDS encoding flavocytochrome c, which translates to MKKRLLALLTALAMVLSCASVMAETTTETTGTATVQGFGGDITVTVTLDGADIKDVQITGAGETEGIGSKIINEWPLAFVEYNGIVDTYTGATFAGITREAVIAAMRAALENAGVNPDDYMREMAGEESVDATIDTDVVIIGAGGAGMTAALTVSDAGKSVLVLESQPAVGGNSVKSTGGMNAAKTAYQDVNTFDEAAGIEKTLKSAEAYADNEAITALAATVKEQWEAWQANPEGYFDSTELFALDTLIGGKGLNDPELVNTLVNNSAAAIDYLDSIGIHLNNVAAFGGASVKRIHRPVNDEGKVVSVGAYTVPLLEAACQGRDNLALLTDVTATKLLTNEAGAVVGVEAQGKSGNKVTVNAKAVILATGGFGANLDMVVQYKPDLAGFMTTNAAGIQGQGILMATEIGAATVDMEQIQIHPTVQADTASLITEGLRGDGAILVNANGERFIDEVGTRDVVSAAEIAQPDSFSWLVVDQKMVDASSVIQGYINRGLMLQGDTYEALAGELGIPADAFAATMEKWNGYVAEKNDPDFGRTSFAQPLDTAPFYAVKVTAGIHHTMGGLKIDSQTHVLNTEGQIIPGLFAAGEVTGGVHGGNRLGGNAVADFVVFGRIAGQEAADSIQ; encoded by the coding sequence ATGAAGAAAAGACTGCTGGCCCTGCTGACCGCGCTGGCCATGGTTTTGAGCTGCGCGTCTGTCATGGCTGAAACCACCACCGAAACCACCGGAACCGCTACGGTTCAGGGCTTCGGCGGAGACATCACCGTTACCGTTACCCTGGACGGTGCCGACATTAAGGATGTACAGATCACCGGCGCCGGTGAAACCGAAGGCATCGGTTCCAAAATCATCAACGAATGGCCCCTGGCTTTTGTGGAGTACAACGGCATCGTGGACACCTATACCGGCGCCACCTTCGCCGGAATCACCCGTGAAGCCGTCATTGCCGCCATGCGCGCAGCGCTGGAAAACGCGGGCGTAAACCCCGATGACTATATGCGTGAGATGGCCGGCGAGGAATCCGTTGACGCGACCATCGACACGGACGTCGTGATCATCGGTGCCGGCGGCGCCGGCATGACCGCCGCCCTGACGGTTTCTGACGCCGGAAAGAGCGTGCTCGTGCTGGAAAGCCAGCCCGCTGTGGGCGGCAACTCCGTCAAATCCACCGGCGGTATGAACGCTGCCAAGACCGCCTATCAGGATGTGAACACCTTTGACGAAGCTGCCGGTATCGAGAAGACCCTGAAGTCCGCGGAAGCCTATGCGGACAACGAGGCGATCACCGCCCTGGCCGCCACCGTCAAGGAACAGTGGGAAGCCTGGCAGGCCAATCCCGAAGGCTACTTCGACTCCACCGAGCTCTTTGCCCTCGATACCCTGATCGGCGGCAAGGGCCTGAACGATCCGGAGCTGGTGAACACGCTGGTCAATAACAGCGCTGCCGCCATTGATTATCTGGATTCCATCGGCATCCACCTGAACAACGTGGCTGCCTTCGGCGGCGCTTCCGTCAAGCGCATTCACCGCCCCGTCAATGACGAAGGCAAGGTTGTTTCCGTCGGCGCCTATACCGTGCCGCTGCTGGAGGCTGCCTGCCAGGGCCGCGACAACCTGGCGCTGCTGACTGACGTAACCGCCACCAAGCTGCTGACCAACGAAGCCGGCGCTGTTGTCGGCGTTGAAGCCCAGGGTAAATCCGGAAACAAGGTGACCGTGAACGCGAAGGCCGTTATCCTGGCCACCGGCGGTTTCGGCGCCAACCTGGACATGGTTGTGCAGTACAAGCCTGACCTGGCCGGCTTCATGACCACCAATGCCGCCGGTATTCAGGGCCAGGGCATCCTGATGGCCACTGAAATCGGCGCTGCCACCGTGGATATGGAGCAGATCCAGATTCACCCCACCGTGCAGGCCGATACCGCTTCCCTGATCACTGAAGGCCTGCGGGGCGACGGCGCGATCCTGGTCAATGCCAACGGTGAACGCTTCATCGATGAAGTCGGCACCCGTGACGTGGTGTCCGCCGCTGAAATCGCCCAGCCCGACTCCTTCAGCTGGCTGGTTGTGGACCAGAAGATGGTGGACGCTTCCTCCGTTATCCAGGGCTACATCAACCGCGGCCTGATGCTGCAGGGCGACACCTATGAAGCCCTGGCCGGAGAACTCGGCATTCCCGCCGACGCCTTCGCCGCAACCATGGAAAAGTGGAACGGCTATGTGGCTGAAAAGAACGATCCCGACTTTGGCCGGACCAGTTTCGCCCAGCCCCTGGACACCGCTCCCTTCTATGCGGTTAAGGTGACTGCCGGCATCCATCACACAATGGGCGGTCTGAAGATTGATTCCCAGACCCATGTACTGAACACCGAAGGACAGATCATCCCCGGCCTCTTTGCCGCGGGTGAAGTCACCGGCGGTGTCCACGGCGGAAACCGCCTGGGCGGCAACGCTGTGGCTGACTTCGTGGTCTTCGGCCGTATCGCCGGCCAGGAAGCCGCGGATTCCATCCAGTAA
- a CDS encoding tautomerase family protein has translation MPHVEINCYPGRTEEVKQKCAEKIAEDVAAALGCNLSSVSVTIREVPQEDWKAQVWDQKITTAGQELYVKPGYTCD, from the coding sequence ATGCCCCATGTTGAAATCAACTGCTATCCCGGAAGAACAGAGGAAGTCAAGCAGAAGTGCGCGGAAAAGATCGCGGAAGACGTCGCGGCCGCCCTGGGATGTAACCTTTCCAGCGTTTCCGTAACCATCCGTGAAGTGCCCCAGGAAGACTGGAAAGCCCAGGTCTGGGACCAGAAAATCACGACCGCCGGCCAGGAACTGTATGTGAAGCCGGGCTATACCTGCGACTGA
- a CDS encoding histidine phosphatase family protein, with product MNSETRTTVIFVRHAQSVYGSDDRNRPLSDAGLEDRKIVAETLRDRKIDAFLSSPYKRSMDTIRPTAELRHMDIRTDERFRERECGDFSSDSLARRWADFSWAEANGECLGSVQERNMEALRDVLREYAGQTVVIGTHGTALSTILNYYNRSFGLQDFLRIVSWMPYITELTFEGEKLLGIKELNHVEKTIPQ from the coding sequence ATGAATTCCGAAACCCGCACCACCGTCATCTTCGTCCGCCATGCCCAATCCGTGTACGGCAGCGACGACCGGAACCGGCCCCTTTCAGACGCGGGTCTGGAAGACCGGAAGATCGTGGCAGAAACCCTCCGCGACCGGAAAATCGACGCCTTCCTGAGCAGTCCCTATAAGCGAAGCATGGATACCATCCGTCCCACGGCGGAACTGCGGCACATGGATATCCGGACGGACGAACGGTTCCGGGAACGGGAATGCGGAGACTTCAGCTCCGACTCCCTGGCCAGACGGTGGGCGGATTTCTCCTGGGCGGAAGCAAACGGCGAGTGTCTCGGTTCCGTACAGGAACGGAATATGGAAGCCCTGCGGGACGTGCTTCGGGAATATGCCGGACAAACTGTCGTCATCGGTACCCACGGAACAGCCCTCAGCACCATCCTGAATTACTATAACCGCAGCTTCGGCCTGCAGGATTTCCTCCGGATTGTCAGCTGGATGCCGTATATCACGGAACTGACTTTCGAAGGGGAAAAACTGCTCGGCATCAAAGAGCTGAACCATGTGGAAAAGACTATCCCGCAATAA
- a CDS encoding DUF3267 domain-containing protein, whose product MIYWVKTPPQADIDYNEYRPFIRNDWFRKHYMFFAYGLMALLTVLFFVTGGMKGVPYLLRIPVFVLVFLVHELLHILVIYRIGDIYLSHSGLFFWMNTNAKMSKGRFWLYMTLPLLMLTVVPAALLLLNTGTCRPWLLYIAWSNAIIASSDIINSPLILLKPNDSVFCRGYYKTGMKRS is encoded by the coding sequence ATGATATACTGGGTTAAGACTCCGCCCCAGGCTGACATTGATTACAATGAGTACCGGCCTTTCATCCGGAACGACTGGTTCAGGAAACACTATATGTTTTTCGCCTACGGACTGATGGCCCTGCTGACTGTTCTGTTTTTCGTCACCGGCGGAATGAAAGGGGTTCCCTATTTGCTCCGGATTCCGGTTTTTGTGCTGGTTTTCCTGGTGCATGAACTGCTGCACATCCTGGTGATTTACCGGATCGGGGATATTTACCTGAGCCATTCCGGACTCTTCTTCTGGATGAATACCAATGCGAAAATGTCCAAAGGCCGGTTCTGGCTTTATATGACCCTGCCCCTCCTTATGCTGACCGTCGTTCCGGCAGCTCTCCTGCTGCTGAACACAGGAACCTGCCGGCCCTGGCTCCTGTATATTGCCTGGAGCAACGCGATTATCGCGTCCTCCGATATCATCAATTCTCCGCTGATCCTGCTCAAACCGAATGATTCCGTGTTTTGCAGGGGATACTACAAAACCGGTATGAAACGGAGCTGA
- a CDS encoding NUDIX hydrolase, protein MDQNTLPERLERNVIYESDYVCLYADKVRLPSGYIIEKYHQVHYPKEAVSIVIFNEKDEILMIREKRYTVGRLEWEIPAGKIEDGESKEDAARREAMEETGCTLKDLTFLCSQNPANGMSDCLCHVFAARVDTEGSIRDTDEVASKVWMPVEQVREMLRKNETHCGVSMLAILFALEFYRS, encoded by the coding sequence ATGGATCAGAATACACTCCCGGAACGGCTGGAACGGAATGTCATTTACGAAAGCGACTACGTCTGCCTTTATGCGGATAAGGTGAGGCTGCCCAGCGGGTATATTATCGAAAAATACCACCAGGTCCATTATCCCAAAGAGGCTGTCAGCATCGTGATCTTCAATGAGAAAGATGAGATCCTGATGATCCGGGAAAAAAGATATACTGTCGGCCGGCTGGAATGGGAAATCCCCGCCGGAAAGATCGAAGACGGTGAAAGCAAGGAAGACGCGGCCCGCCGGGAAGCCATGGAAGAAACCGGCTGTACCCTGAAGGACCTGACCTTCCTCTGCTCCCAGAATCCGGCCAACGGCATGTCAGACTGCCTCTGCCATGTGTTTGCCGCCCGGGTGGATACGGAAGGCAGCATCCGGGATACGGATGAGGTCGCCTCAAAGGTCTGGATGCCTGTGGAACAGGTACGGGAAATGCTGCGGAAAAACGAAACCCATTGCGGCGTTTCCATGCTGGCTATCCTGTTCGCTCTCGAGTTTTACCGGAGCTGA
- a CDS encoding PTS sugar transporter subunit IIC, with translation MKAFLKRKNIVISLKRYGIDALGAMAQGLFCSLLIGTIINTFAQQLHIDFLNQPVATIGIKTYTIASLPQAMSGAAMAIAIGYALQCPPLVLFSMTTVGFAADTLGGAGGPLAVLFIAIIAAEFGKAVSKETKIDILVTPLVTIAVGVLLSWLIAPALGQAAMSIGNVIKWATELQPFLMGILVSVIVGVALTLPISSAAICAALLLTGLAGGAAVAGCCAQMIGFAVISFKENKVGGLVSQGLGTSMLQMGNIVKNPRIWIAPTLASAITGPIATCVFRMEMNGAPISSGMGTCGLVGPLGVYTGWLNDIAAGTKEAITGMDWLGLVLICLVLPAVLSLIIHFFVRKAGWVKDGDLKI, from the coding sequence ATGAAAGCCTTTCTGAAGAGGAAAAACATCGTCATCTCACTGAAGCGCTACGGCATTGACGCCCTGGGCGCCATGGCACAGGGTCTGTTCTGCTCCCTGCTGATCGGTACGATCATTAATACTTTTGCCCAGCAGCTGCATATTGATTTCCTGAATCAGCCTGTAGCGACGATCGGTATAAAAACCTACACGATTGCCAGCCTGCCCCAGGCCATGAGCGGAGCCGCTATGGCCATCGCCATCGGCTACGCGCTGCAGTGCCCTCCGCTGGTGCTTTTCTCCATGACAACCGTCGGTTTTGCAGCTGACACGCTTGGCGGCGCCGGCGGACCGCTGGCTGTCCTCTTTATCGCCATCATCGCCGCTGAATTCGGCAAGGCCGTCTCCAAGGAAACCAAAATCGATATCCTGGTGACTCCCCTTGTGACCATTGCTGTCGGCGTGCTCCTGTCCTGGCTGATTGCGCCTGCCCTCGGTCAAGCTGCCATGTCCATCGGCAACGTTATTAAGTGGGCGACCGAACTGCAGCCCTTCCTGATGGGTATCCTGGTTTCCGTAATCGTGGGCGTCGCCCTGACGCTTCCCATTTCTTCCGCGGCCATCTGCGCGGCGCTGCTGCTGACCGGTCTGGCCGGCGGCGCGGCGGTTGCCGGCTGCTGCGCGCAGATGATCGGCTTCGCGGTCATCTCCTTTAAAGAAAACAAAGTCGGCGGCCTGGTTTCCCAGGGTCTCGGCACCTCCATGCTCCAGATGGGCAACATCGTGAAGAATCCCCGGATCTGGATCGCGCCTACCCTGGCCTCCGCCATCACCGGTCCCATCGCCACCTGCGTCTTCCGGATGGAAATGAACGGCGCTCCCATCTCTTCCGGCATGGGCACCTGCGGCCTGGTGGGTCCCCTGGGCGTCTATACCGGCTGGCTCAATGATATTGCCGCCGGCACAAAGGAAGCCATCACCGGAATGGACTGGCTCGGCCTGGTCCTCATCTGCCTGGTGCTTCCCGCTGTACTCTCCCTGATCATTCACTTCTTTGTCCGGAAAGCCGGCTGGGTCAAGGACGGGGACCTGAAGATCTGA
- a CDS encoding class I SAM-dependent methyltransferase, translated as MFKEIVPLLSCPCCKKNFTCFPSEMENEEITEGWIECESGHRYPIHKGVLNMGSAEQEDGNTWSDYYQEMSYEELDRALEEKKTENQRNILHKFLKDTAAETAKLKQGFLLDIASGRGMLLSRMIENAGSDVHIISADLSFTVLMYDRLKFAEKARHLKVSYIACDATNLPFKPDSLDMACSFSGFLNMGSLFESGIAEAARILKKGAALVHATAYMNPETPGFREIEKILETMNQKAFARNLVQEDVLALHRKYFSTASDTFSYEGIAEGEEADLIPYHGDWFANAVITAVK; from the coding sequence ATGTTCAAAGAAATCGTCCCGCTTCTGTCCTGCCCCTGCTGCAAAAAGAATTTCACCTGTTTCCCCTCGGAGATGGAAAATGAGGAGATCACCGAAGGCTGGATTGAATGTGAATCAGGCCACCGGTATCCCATCCACAAGGGCGTCCTCAACATGGGTTCCGCCGAGCAGGAGGACGGCAATACCTGGAGCGACTACTACCAGGAGATGAGCTATGAAGAACTGGACCGGGCGCTGGAGGAAAAGAAAACGGAAAACCAGCGGAACATCCTGCATAAATTCCTGAAAGACACCGCTGCGGAAACAGCAAAGCTGAAGCAGGGTTTCCTTCTGGATATCGCCTCCGGCCGGGGGATGCTGCTTTCAAGGATGATTGAAAACGCCGGCAGCGATGTGCATATCATTTCAGCGGACCTCAGCTTTACAGTACTGATGTATGACCGGCTGAAATTCGCGGAAAAAGCCCGGCACCTGAAGGTCAGCTATATCGCCTGCGACGCCACAAACCTTCCCTTCAAACCGGACAGCCTGGACATGGCATGCTCTTTCAGCGGTTTCCTGAACATGGGTTCCCTGTTTGAATCCGGGATCGCTGAAGCCGCCCGCATCCTGAAAAAAGGTGCGGCCCTGGTTCATGCCACCGCCTATATGAACCCGGAAACCCCTGGTTTCCGGGAAATTGAAAAAATACTGGAAACGATGAATCAAAAAGCCTTCGCCCGGAACCTGGTGCAGGAAGACGTCCTGGCGCTGCATCGCAAGTACTTCTCAACCGCTTCCGACACTTTCAGCTATGAAGGCATCGCGGAAGGCGAGGAAGCGGACCTGATCCCCTATCACGGGGACTGGTTTGCCAATGCCGTCATTACCGCGGTGAAATAA
- a CDS encoding phosphorylase, with protein MKEKMTRILDHMHRYNSDQMAMLAFGLDSSVEYDALVVAPSFTPWKLKMDEYCTVTTLKEGSYIAGYLVEKDGLKIAWIKIASSDSNLIDHIAVCAELKFRKMIFIGAVGALKAHIEVGDVCTPSFSIAGGNAHTYLKESLRDYVPFERVEPDMQFIDRVIEEGRTKGYEIKKASVFCTASIALEYYHLDEIRAFDTDLIEMETASFYLMADLLEIDSVALLVVSDNSATGAALVGRTEEEQRRYDIGRLKILPDMILAAAKM; from the coding sequence ATGAAAGAGAAAATGACCCGGATCCTGGACCATATGCACCGCTATAACTCCGATCAGATGGCAATGCTTGCCTTTGGCCTGGACAGCAGTGTCGAATATGACGCGCTGGTGGTCGCGCCCAGTTTCACGCCCTGGAAACTGAAGATGGACGAGTACTGCACCGTGACCACCCTGAAGGAAGGTTCCTATATTGCCGGATACCTGGTGGAAAAGGACGGCCTGAAAATCGCCTGGATCAAAATCGCCTCCTCCGATTCCAACCTGATTGACCACATTGCGGTCTGCGCGGAGCTGAAGTTCCGGAAGATGATCTTCATCGGCGCGGTGGGCGCGCTGAAGGCCCACATCGAGGTGGGAGATGTGTGCACGCCCTCCTTCTCGATTGCCGGAGGTAACGCGCACACCTACCTGAAGGAATCCCTCCGGGATTATGTGCCTTTTGAGCGGGTGGAACCGGATATGCAGTTTATTGACCGGGTGATCGAAGAAGGCCGGACGAAGGGATATGAAATCAAAAAGGCCTCCGTATTCTGCACCGCTTCCATCGCGCTGGAATACTATCACCTGGATGAGATCCGCGCCTTTGATACGGACCTGATTGAGATGGAAACCGCCTCCTTCTACCTGATGGCCGACCTGCTGGAGATTGACAGCGTGGCGCTGCTGGTTGTATCCGACAACTCCGCCACCGGCGCCGCCCTGGTAGGCCGCACGGAGGAAGAGCAGCGCAGATATGATATCGGCCGCCTGAAAATCCTGCCGGATATGATCCTGGCAGCAGCAAAAATGTAA